GCTTTTGCTACATTACAACCACAtgtaacatgaaaacacaactttataTACAACAACGTGTTAGCATATCAAATATTCCATTCAGTTtgaccttcattttttttttgtatctgttcaATTCCAAACAAAGAACTTAATGGTAATTTCCAATGCATCTGTGTCTGAGCATGACTTGTGCAGATTATTTGCCTCTCTGCTTGTTTGACTACATTGTTATTACATCAGTGTTCTGCTTTTACTGAGATGGCTGGACCTGCTCTGATAATTGGAGATTATTTGAGCTGTCACCGACTGTGTGTTCTCTGGATCTCCGATCAGACAAAAATAACAGTCGTCTTATAAGAAAAGTCCAGCCCTCCAAAGAGTGTTTCCCAAAAGACTAATTAGAAGCGGTTCCAGTTTGAGTGGAGTATTTAGGGTTGGGGGTTAGTAATGGTAGGAACAATAGCAGGACTGCTATTGTGACACTGAGTCACTGTCTGGTGAAATCCCACAGGGCTGTCATGTTGTGTTCCAACTGTGTTTGCAGCACTATTTGTGAGCCAAGGTTTTCCCTGTCTCCCAAAACCCCCCATCAGATTTCCCCTTCAGAGATAGACTGATGGGGAtctaatgttttatttactgcaTGTGAGTGGGACTCTGTGGCCACTCATCATttaagcatttaaaaacagcttcatgaTCTAATGTGGGAAAAAATATCTTCCTGTTATGCTGATAACAAACTTTCTGATCTCCCATACAGGGGGCTCAACAAGCAAGGTTACAAGTGCAGGCGTGAGTGTTTCTTTAACCTCTATCTGCATTTTGCAGATTCCCATATTTATATTGCTATTTTTTTGCTGATTTAATTCTTACAATTTTCAtaaaatttgcacatttgtttcTCCCAGAATGCAATGCAGCAATCCACAAGAAATGCATTGAAATCATCATTGGCAGGTGCACTGGGACTGCAGCCAATAGTCGTGACACTGTGGTGAGCAAACATAATGTTCTCCAACATCAATCTTAAACCTCAACTCAGCTCAGTTGCTGAACATTGAACTACATTTTTCTGTTATCACATCAGCTATGTTTCAAGGAATAACTGTGTGTTTCCTCTTGCTATGTCTCATGAATAAggtcatattttttaattcttacgAGAAACAATACATACTTTCTTTCGATTAAGGGCCTCATTTCTGGAGTGCAGCATAAAACAGAGTCAACCAAGGTCTACAAACATCAAATGATTGTATTTGTGATCTTGTTTGCTTAGGTATTGGCAGTAGATTGTTTAGGTTTGACTCTACTTGCCACTCATAGTCCCACATGTATCTACTTTAATGATTAGTTTGCAGCTTTATGTTGGCATGTaatgtatttctgtgtgcttTAGTTCCAGAAAGAGCGCTTCAAGATCGATATGCCACATCGCTTTAAGTACTATAACTACAAAGGCCCCACGTTCTGTGACCACTGTGGTAGTTTGCTTTGGGGTCTCTACAAACAGGGCCTTAAATGTGAAGGTGAGTGGCATGATGTGTTTACTTGTTTTGTCTGAAATCTTATATCTGACTACCTCCTGCCTACTGACATTATTCTCTTTCATTCTATTGTGTCTCTCCTCCAATGTATTTGTCACACCTCTTACCAGACTGTGGCATGAACGTACACAGTTACTGTCAGAAGAAAGTGGCCAATATGTGTGGAATCAACCAAAAACTACTGGCAGAGGCCCTGTCTCAAGTCAGCCAGGTTTGAACActtacttgttttttatttattgatgtaagTTTGTGTGGACTGTGTACATATTCAACGAacgtgaatgtttttttaaaagagcaaaTTGTTTACTGTGGATGAATGTTTCAGCACGATTTTTCCATCTCTAGAAATCTAGCAGGAGGAAATCTGAAACCCCTGGTTCAGCAGATATTGGGATCTACCAAGACATAAAAAATGCAACAGTGGACCCTAGTGGTGAGCAAATATTAGTACaaagttgtttaatttaaatcaaGGTTTGTTTTGTCAGAATAGGCGGGTATAGTTGCTGAtaatctgtgtttctttgagTTTGCATGTATATTtgcaaattaaatgtgtttataaagcAGGTGGAGATAACAAGGCACATGACGGCTTGAGACCAACCCCAGCCTCATCTACATCTCCCCGTGTACGCTTTACACTCAACCAACTGGTACTCCACAAGGTGCTGGGAAAAGGCAGCTTTGGCAAGGTAGGCCCTGTGGTCTCCATCCTTTCATTGATTTAACATGATATTATTCTGGAGACATTATTGACTTTGAGCTGAGTGTTTGTTTGCCAATGATGTTACACATGTGGAAAAAATAACCAAGCACATGTGAGAGTTAGCTTTGTATATGAACATTAACTATCTGTTGTAAAAGTGAAATTGGCAGTTAAAAGGTAGAAACAACACATCGCTTCCCTTTATGGCAGTTTGGAATAACTTGTGACAAtagtaagaaaaataaatacaacttaaGACACAAGGGAGCTCTGAATGTCCTCTTTAAGGAACTCTCTACTGAATAATTTCTTAGTGAACGCTTTCATCAAAGTTTAACATTGTTTTCTTAATTATTTATCATAATTATTAAATACATGCCAGGTAACATTTGACTTAAACTTTCAATGTTCTAAGGCCGACCTATGTGAGGGGAAATTGAAGATGAGTTTATATCAAGGGCTCTTGTAGCCTGGTGGCAGTGCTTCAAACATTCAGTGTCCTCATTGAGGTTCACTGAACCCAAGCATCTTGTGAGTCTTAAAGAGGAAAAGATATAAGAGCCGCTGTATCTGATTAGATTCTGCTCTGATTGTACTCCATTGAGCTGCTGGGCTCACACTGATGCAGTACTCACTCCAAGTGATTTTGACACCTCAGGTGCTGCTGGCGGAGCTGAAGGGGCAGGGGCAGTTCTTCGCAGTGAAGGTTCTGAAGAAGGATGTGGTTCTCATGGATGATGATGTGGAGTGCACCATGGTGGAGAAGAGAGTCCTGGCCCTTGCTTGGGAGAACCCCTTCCTCACCCACCTCTACTCCACGTTCCAGTCTAAAGTAAGCAAGCAGATACTGAACATTTTACAAGATATGTGTGCCTTTGTTGAGAggagtggatagagtaggaaaccaggaaGAGGGAGTGAGGATTCAAATGTGGCGGAGTGCTGAGAGTCGGAGTCCAACCCTGGCTGTCTGCTTCGATCACTATACCCTCTGTACATATCCAGTTCTGGATAAAGACCTAGCACCCAAgcatcctccttttttttttaaatctctcacGCACTCTTCGTGTCTAATTTTCTGTCATTGGGAGCTGACAATTATGTGTTGTTTGCACAGGAGCACCTCTTCTTTGTAATGGAGTACCTGAATGGAGGGGACTTGATGTTCCACATCCAAGACAAAGGCCGCTTCGATCTCAACAGAGCCACGTAAGCACACTGAGATAATGTGTAAAGAACAAGGAGTGATACAGCCAATGTCTTTTACGACAATGTGGTATCCTTATCCCATAGCTTTAAACTGCagtgaatgatttaaaaaaaaaaaaaagaaacatgtaaaataaaccataataaattaaagttgttttcatgtttctacCTTCAGGTTCTATGGGGCTGAGATAGTAGTAggactgcagttcctccactCCAAAGGAATAATCTACAGGTAggacctttttttccctttatgttTCTCGTGCTTAAGCACAGTACGGGACAAGTTTGcgagtgtgagtgcacccttaatgaatctttgttttggattttagaCTGTAATACTTCAAACACATTATACAGTAACAGTACTGGTCCTATAATGTACACATCTCTTTTTGGTTTTGTTCAGAGATCTGAAGCTAGACAATGTGATGCTGGACAAGGATGGACACATAAAGATAGCGGACTTTGGCATGTGCAAAGAGAAAGTGTTTGGAGATGTCAGAGCCACCACATTCTGTGGGACACCTGACTATATCGCACCAGAGGTAAGCTTCAGTGGCTCAAGTCACATTACATATTACTACTTTTCCTTTAAACCCCTcttttctaagatttttttgttgtgaaaatGAGGTTCTTTATTTACCTGTTCATGCATCTCTTtattcattcagtgtgtgtgtgtgcaccctCTAGTGGTGATAAGGTGGCATGGCAGTGTCTGCACAAGTCATAGGAGTAGAGTTATTCACTTGGTTTCTTTTATAGTGGTGAAAGGTGTCCAGCTTGACAATGTGTCCTTGTTCTTCTCTGTGACTCTTGATTCATTTTGTGAAACTGTCCCTCATCTCAGATCCTGCTAGGACAGAAGTACACCTTCTCAGTAGACTGGTGGTCTTTTGGTGTGCTGGTGTACGAGATGCTGATTGGTCAGTCACCCTTCCAAGGCGATGATGAGGATGAGCTTTTTGAGTCCATCGGGTCAGACACCCCTCACTACCCTCGATGGATCACCAAGGAAGTCAAGAACATGCTTGAGCTGGTAACTATGAGGATACATATGTTATTAGTAATCCTTTATAAACCATTGTTTGTGATAGTGTCTTCACATGGCAGGAATGTAACGCATACATGCCTCCTTATAACTATTTGTTATTACCAGAGTGTGTGGTGTttccgtaaaaaaaaaaaaaaattgactgcATCCTTTCCCTCCTTCAATATTCCAGTTGTTTGAGCGAGATCCCACTCGCAGGTTGGGTGTGGTGGGAGACATCCGTACACACCCGTTCTTCAAATCCATCAACTGGCAAGCACTGGAGAAGAGAGAAGTGGATCCTCCTTTCAAGCCCAAAGTGGTATGAGCCTGTGATATTGTTCCTAAGCAAACTAATGAACATGTATGATGCATGTATGTGAACATGATAGCAAGCACCAAGGAAACTAATGACTTTACTATGCTTTATTACATTAACGGAACTGAAATCCTTAACCTGCCACCCACAGAAATCCCCTGGAGACTGCAGCAATTTTGACAGAGAGTTCCTGAGTGAGAAGCCGCGGCTCTCCCACGCCGACAAGAACCTCATTGACTCCATGGACCAGACGGCATTCGCTGGCTTTTCCTTTATCAACCCCAAACTGGAGCACATGATAAGCAAATGAAAAAGCCTAATCACTTTGTCTTCCTATGGTCAACTGGATggagaaaaagagcaaagaagATTTGGGCCTGGTTATATCAGAGGATGATATAATATGAACCCAGGGTGTTTGCTGACGTCTAAAGCAATAACCCTGTCTCAGCTGTCAAACTGTAACCAGAAGTTGTATAAAGATGATAAAACTCCAGGAAATTAAGGGAGATTCTTCCACATCAGTGCTACTTTAATCAAGGCTGGGGGATTCAgtgattttctctttcttgtcaTTGTTCGTTGTGATCCCatacaaataatataatatactgtATCTACCAATAGAATTCACAGGTACATGCATGCCATTCTTTTTAAGTTCTATAAATATGCACACTAGACATTATACATACAAATCAACAGAGTTCACCAGTACATAATGTACTCTTCCCCTTTTTGCTTTGCCAATAGTAAGCCTCTTATCACACTCAACCTCGGTGTATTTATGTTATCAAAATCATACACGTGTGCAGGTACCCTCTTTTAGATGTATATATATGGTGCTACGctagtctttttttattattattattttttacctcTGATAAACTCTCTGACAGACAGATAAAGgcatcaaatgaaaacaattgtACCTTAAGAATtggggaaataaaataaattatccaCAAAAGAggttaaatgatttttttatattcagcaCAAAGTGAAcatcacgtttttttttctaatccttTAGGGTGCCATTTGTGTCAAACCTCTTGCTTTACACCTAACTGAAACCTAATGCAAGCGATCACTCCATGCGTACTATGAACTGTCTTGGCTGTTATCAGATTTACTGTAGAGCTGCAGCAGTGGTGTGATACTGAAGCTGAACATCTTCTATTGGAGGATGTGTTATTTTTTTGGGAGGGATGGGCATTTCACTGTAAGTTTAAGGTCATTTATGTATTATATTACTTGAATGTAGGAGTTTTAACGTGAAAATAATAAGAGCTGTATATGGCAAAATTATATGTACTGCACCTTTAGCCGTCTGTGAATTATGGGGTATACTTTTTTACTCTGCTCATCTTTTACATctgattataaataaatatcttgTAAACTCTGAATCCCTGTCAGCCTGTGTCACTTGACTTCAGTTtgaattttatttaaatgtggaGCTACACATCTCAATGCTTCTTTTCTAAAGGCTCTTAAAAACAAGCCTAATCACTGCACTCCTGCTGTTATGGTATAGTCCTCTTGTCAGGCTCGTTTCACTGAATGTTGCTCTTGTTGTACGGCATAGCTTATGCAGTACGTCATTAGCCTGTCTTTGTAAAGGAACCAAAACATCAAGTACATCAGGATATTTGATTGCCTGAGAGACAGAAGAGTCAGGGTTTACTGCCATCCTGTGGTCAGGTACTATAATACCGAGACATTCCTGCAGTGCGCACCGTTTATGACCTGTCCTCGTCCTCTGTCCTGAGCAGTAATCCGCTGCCTGCTGCAGGACGTGGACGGGGaacaaatgacaataaaaacgGCGAACTGCATTGAGTAGGCCTAATTTACCTGTTCAAGCGGTTGAGAATCAGTATTATAGCTTACACCAATGCAGCATGAAAGTTGGAGACcctttaagaaaatacaaaaaatactttatcGAGGCTAAAAATGACCAGATTAGAAACTGTgatcacaaaagaaaaatgaacaaattacACAAAGCCTGCATTTGCCTGTagttatttattaatataaatgaatCTGCTAAATGTTGTATCGCCTGTCGTTTGAAAGCTTCCAGCGAGAGCACCCTTACACTTTGATGAAAATGCCTGAGTTAATTTCGGAGTAGGCTgaatgtccccccccctcccctcctcctttgCTTAATTCATGGCTCTCCGATTGTTTCGACTGTTAAAGCGAGATCCGATCGCTTTCCTCAATaggaccttttttttgtaatgtctCCGCCTCAACGCATGCAAaacgatgttttttttttttttttttttcttttgttaaaataGGCAACCGAATGGTTTGGGGAGGATTAAGTAGGCATGACGCCTCTATGGTACAAGAGAGCGGCAAAACCTGTTTCAGGCTACAGTTATGGCTTGACTGTTTAAACGCCTTAATAACGAGAAAGGCGTATGAAATATGGGAAGCAAATGTGTAAGATCACATATGGACTTTGATCATTACATTCACGGCGCTGGAGCACAGCCCGTTTCCAGCAGGTTCTCCCGCCCTCTCCTCCAAAAAAACGACTTGAG
The Labrus mixtus chromosome 7, fLabMix1.1, whole genome shotgun sequence DNA segment above includes these coding regions:
- the LOC132977619 gene encoding protein kinase C delta type-like gives rise to the protein MAPFLRIAFNAYDVGALPSLSEPPICAVKMKESVNTERGKTLVQRKPTMYPAWKASFDAHIHEGRVLEVVLMQSTEEPLAKATVGVSVLAERCKKSKTNSCAEFWVDLLPSGKVQMAVQFFLEDTDAAACKPSVKVPPEDGVMTLNRRRGAVKQPKVHFIKNHEFTATFFGQPTFCSVCREFLWGLNKQGYKCRQCNAAIHKKCIEIIIGRCTGTAANSRDTVFQKERFKIDMPHRFKYYNYKGPTFCDHCGSLLWGLYKQGLKCEDCGMNVHSYCQKKVANMCGINQKLLAEALSQVSQKSSRRKSETPGSADIGIYQDIKNATVDPSAGGDNKAHDGLRPTPASSTSPRVRFTLNQLVLHKVLGKGSFGKVLLAELKGQGQFFAVKVLKKDVVLMDDDVECTMVEKRVLALAWENPFLTHLYSTFQSKEHLFFVMEYLNGGDLMFHIQDKGRFDLNRATFYGAEIVVGLQFLHSKGIIYRDLKLDNVMLDKDGHIKIADFGMCKEKVFGDVRATTFCGTPDYIAPEILLGQKYTFSVDWWSFGVLVYEMLIGQSPFQGDDEDELFESIGSDTPHYPRWITKEVKNMLELLFERDPTRRLGVVGDIRTHPFFKSINWQALEKREVDPPFKPKVKSPGDCSNFDREFLSEKPRLSHADKNLIDSMDQTAFAGFSFINPKLEHMISK